ttaacaaaattatattaatcaAACCTATTTTTTGACAAGCAGCGTTAGTTAGATATTCTCCGGAATATGTGTCAAAAgtatcttaaaataaaataatatttttgaaatatgccCACACATTGcgatcagaaaataaaacaataagattcgatttaaatatttcttaaaaatgtgtaGTGTAAAGCAAAGGAcggaaaatacaaaattatgagAACAATGCTAAAATGCTAGGAAATCCTCTACGTAGaacatatcgcacttgatcaacaagagggtattaactcaaaattttaaatttgaaaatcggAATACATTAATGTATAATTATAGTAAGCaagttctatttaaaaattttattacattgtttttctttaaaatttttccaattattgtaaaaaaaatctatttttttatttaataccatttttctgaaaaaatgtgaacaatttaattatagaaagtgtcacatttcgaattaaaatcacaaagtaaaacaaattttatcaacaaaacagcatcaactcaaaatacaaccaaatttaaataaaaacaagtaagaaagtatggtcggccaagcccgaccatataataccctacactaagtaaaagagcaaaaacatttttcttttaaaatttcaataatttatattcgtgagtgattttcgaaagtgggccttatatgggggctatgactaattatggaccgatcaccatgaaattaggtcgtgtgatttatgtctatatgaaagtttactatgttgaattttgtgagtataccaacatttttaagcgatttatgcacgttaaagtgtttttcggaagcgggtctatatgggggctatgactaattatggaccgatcgtaacaaaatttggtgacatgaattttgtatatataatacttatttgtagcgcaatttgtggagatacacttataaattaaacatttatgaccgataaagtccaatttcggaaggacatttgtatgggggctaggtgaaataatggaccgatttcaggcagtttcaataggcttggtccttgggacgaaaaaataatatgtaccaaatttgatcgaaacatcttcaaaattgcgacctgtactctgcgcacaaggtttacatggacagccagccaatcagacggacggacggacatcgtgttagactaatatttttgggcgttacaaacatctgcacaaacgcataataccctccccactatggtggtgtagggtataaaaattgattatttttaacttgaataaaggctcaaatcaaaataataaattttttatgaaaatatacgatgtatttctatttcaacttttgtattaactcaaaataatacctttttgctGATATAAAAGCTGTCtacattatcacgaaaatggtctcaaatgtggttttcgagataaAAGATTATTCTTTTACGgcgaaatttttacagtagatagatatggatgttgttagttgatttcttgcaaaaagtgaaattttataaattttaagttaataccctattgttgatcaagtgcgatatgtatatttatgtattttcgaTGAATTAACCAATATGAAGTGTATAATCCTCAAGTGGAATATTTCAGCTTACGGACGATATCTACGATTAATGCAAAAGTAAACTAATTTAATTCAACTCTTAATTTTCGTGCAGAAGAACAATTAAAAGAAGCATATCTACgctaaacataattaaaaaaaacaagtaatagtgctatattcggctgtgccgaatcttaaatacccttcaccaaattatacttcaaaattttaaatatttttaggtaaacaaaatttaattttttttacagttgttttttgaattttttggaaaaattttttttttttttttaaatttaaaaaatttttttttttaaatttaaaatttttttttttttaaatttaaattttttttttttttaaatttaaaattttttttttttttaaattttaaaattttttttttttaaatttttaaaaaattttttttttgttctttaattttttaaaaaaaaaaaaaatctggttcaaaatttttttcccgattttgacccattataggtccaacttactatggtcttatatacgtcgttgcaaatgtctttgaaatatctatcattagacatccatattgtctatattaatgtcttagtaatccagatataggtaaaaaaataggtcaaaaatcgaggttgtcttggttttttcctcatatctcagccatttgtggaccgattttgctgattttaaatagcaaaattctcgaaagcatgtctgacagaattattgaagatttggatcccgaagatatctggggtcttcagaaaactgatttcaacagacagacagacagacagacagacagacagacagacagacagacagacagacagacagacagacagacagacagacagacagacagacagacagacagacagacagacagacagacagacagacagacagacagacagacagacagacagacagacagacagacagacagacagacagacagacagacagacagacagacagacagacagacagacagacagacagacagacagacagacagacagacagacagacagacagacagacagacagacagacagacagacagacagacagacagacagacagacggacatggcttaatcgactccgctatctataaggatccagaatatatatactttatagggtcggaaatgaaaaatgtagaaattacaaacggaatgacaaacttatatatacccttctcacgaaggtgaagggtataataaataatttttggtgtttactcacttttgaggctctctgTAGATACTCGTATGTCTGTAAGTTATTGAGGAGTTTGGGAAAGTTGTACATCATTTAATTAACTTCTTTACCTAAAATGATGTACCAAATAGAGTCGTTAATAAATAtgaacattatttaaaatatcaccacaagtgttaaatatttaatttatacaagtaaacgaaataaaacttatttttattttttaattagaacACATGCTGATAATACGATCTATGCATTGGCATCCATTATATACTGTTAAACTTTAATAGATCATTTTGTGATTATTATGTTCTATGGTTGATACAAATTCCTGAGATTGCTTcatgaatttaaatttctttataaatttttaaattcattgtaTTTATATACAGTGACACTTATTAGTGTATAATGAAATGAGCTTGAAatgatatttcaaaaaatctaaatttgccaaattttatttgaaagtctatacaaaattaaaattttagcatttcATGTATGAGTTTGCACTTTTTCCCAAATGAAGATCTGGTAGCACTGGATGCATCAGTTTTATATCTATCCTCatttatattttgaacattTCCTTTGTTTTACTTAACTAACTGAATTTTATTGATAAGATATATTTGGAATGGAAATTcagtgaaaatattttgtataccacaacaaaacgtttaaagatgatttcaaaaatttacacaaataattAAACTAATCTAAATGTAAAAGTCCAATTATTGCATTGAGgcctaaaaacgtttttttaaatcaattttagcTGCAAGACAGCAAAGTTTATacgaatataaaatataaaaactttgaataaatACTGATAAGAAAATATGGtgtgttatttttataccctacactgcCATAAGTGtagagggtattatgcgttagTGCTGATGTTCGCAACAAAATTGGATATTAtagcatattttaaaatataataattacaaTCGAGCATTTATTGTCTGATGTAATATTTGTGGAAAGATTAATCTACTTGTGTCtttcacattattttttatttatattaaaaaattggtgGGATAAAAGTaggaaattttatgaaatttgcatCTCTGTCAATACTATTTGatagataaaataaaaacaattcacGCAATAAACCAATCCATTATGTGGATGTGCCTTGTGAAAATCCGAGTTAGGTCGGTTTCATAgattaaaatgtgtttttgacCAAATATTAAATACGAACTACCAACATGATGCCAAAAACATTTAACTGTTTTGAAGTGGATAAATATCTTAACCATCGCTCCATAGGAAGTACTGGAAAAACATGCAATCGCCTATTTGCGGTTTCcatgttaataaaattattttggtgGGAATTGGACcaacattgtttttttaataaaggggtatttaatttcataagtaaaatttgactGAATTGTTTAACAAACCTCAACATAAAGCTGTAACAATTGGTGGTTTGTTTTGAATTAAACTGtcatatacataagtatgtatattgaaatctgcggttgtttaaactttaaaatataatactCAGTATATACGAGTATGTATTTCCAAAGAGTTTAAACCAGtaatgttcacgccatacaacaattgtttgaaaaatttacacacatttgttacgctcttttaaaaacttttgttcattcatcgtttAGCTCTCGATGAAAACACATGCGACGGACTATCGTCATTTTTTTCAGACATTtactaagcattgttgttggttgtttttggacgaagcatagcaaacacaagcgtttcaattgcaattgaacacaaaataacaaagtcaaaaataaatacaaaattaaatagaatttaggccgtataatgcatatttttttcttttccttaaaatttaaattacattcattaaataaattggttatatgtgacaaaaattctaaatctaaactttcattattttgttcttattttaaatgtttgacattatgtttgctgggtagctctctcaccaatacatcttcatttttatttttgaacatcactggtttaAACGGTGCTCTCGATGAAGAGACattcacatttttcaaatacaccataataaataaatattctcaATTGTAAACAAggggaattttaaaaaagttctaTACTCTGATAGATgtgagtaaataaataaatgaataaataaatatatagaaaacagtTTATGAGTTGCATGTTGTATATTAAGAGATCTAGATTTGAGTATTTGTACACATTGTGAGGAAAATAATGAATGTTTGTTTGGCTGATTGGTTAGTTGCTAAACAGAggcaaatatttgaaatcagTAGATCGTAGTCTTTTTCAACGAGCGGTGGTAAATTTCAAGTCGCCGGATTATATATCTGCTGGATCGTACGATACAATATAaccaacaacaagaaaaacaaaaatactaagCTAATTAGTGGATACTGATAAAGCAACTAGTAGCAAATTATTATTGTTCCATCTACAAACTACCCGGACTATTATTCATTGTTTTTGTGGCCATTGACTCGAGTTTTCACTTTATTGGTCACCAGCTGCAAGGAAATTGACCAACTAATTATTCATATTGTGGAGAGATCACTGTTGCGTATCGATCTTATGTGATTCATAATTTGTTGGTAATAGGTCAAGCGCACAAATCTTCTATGAGCGGATTTTGACACCACTGCCAACCGTACGTACATACATGTATACACATGTCAGCTGTCCGTATtattattaaactaaaaaacaTCTTCGACCACAATAAATACTTTGTAATTAAACAGCAAATAGCGAGGAATATTTTGTAGCAGAGCTTTTTCTTACATGAGTGTATGTATGCTTTAGTTGCGGCGGATACATTTGAGTGTTTGTTACCAACAACGTAATCGTCATCACACATAGACATTTTAAGCACACACACTTTTTCCGTTCAGCTTTTGAGAGGAGTTGAGGGGCTCACAGCAAAACAAAGAGATATTTAAAGTGTGCGcatgatttttagtttttctttttctgttGGCGGTCTGTGTTCTGTGCTGTGTGGTTCGGTTCGGTTGGATTCTTTTGCAACAAGTTAAAACATTCAACAATTTATTACAACCTGCCTCTTTAGTAGCccacaacaacaatagcagcaATAaaggaaactataaaaaaaatcaaggtAAAAAAGAACGAAACAAcaactttaagaaaatttctcttttatGTTTGTCTTCATTTTGAACTTGAAATAGTTTGCGTTCCACTTCACCATTATACCGACCGACCGACAGACTGACCGACCAGTTGGTTGTGAGCTGTTTATGTGGTGTGTATTGGCAAAAAGGATAAAGGCCACGTCACTATGGGTTACGATGATGTCATTAAACATTTAGGCGACTTTGGACGCTATCAAAAGCaaatttatttccttctttgtTTGCCAGCAATTTCGTGTGCTTTGCACAAGTTAGCGGGAGTTTTCTTGTTGGCACGTCCAGATTTTCGATGTGTTCTGCCTTTTGAGAATGATACAACATCGACAACATATCAGAGTTTTCCACCAGACCGTTTTAACCTAGCATATCCCTTCGATGACGTTAGAAACAAATGGCAAACATGTGAATATTACGATGTTCCGTACACCGAAGAGTATTTGAATGGCTCCGTGGTCGCGGTAACCAATGCCACAAAACAATGTGAGCACTTTATCTATGATCAATCCCTGTACATAAATAGTGCCGTCACCGAATGGAATTTGGTTTGCAGTCGAAGCTTATTAAGTGCTACTAGTGATTCAATATTTATGCTTGGCGTTTTACTGGGAAGTATAATATTTGGTCAATTGTCTGATAAGTATGGTCGAAAACCGACTTTCTTTGCTTCCCTGGTGATTCAGGTGGTTTTCGGTGTTTTGGCTGGAGTTGCACCGGAATATTTTACATACACGATATCGAGAATGATAGTGGGAGCAACTACTTCGGGCGTATTCTTGGTAGCATATGTTATTGCTATGGAAATGGTAGGACCATCGTACCGTCTATTTGCTGGTGTTGCCTGCCAGCTGTTCTTCTCTACAGGTTTTATGCTGACTGCCGGTTTTGCTTATTTTATTCGAGAGTGGAGATGGCTGCAAATAGCACTTACTCTCCCCGGCTTATTGTTCATGTGCTATCATTGGATTATACCAGAATCGGCCCGGTGGCTGCTGTTAAAAGGACGCAAAGATGAAGCaattattgttattgaaaaggCAGCCAAAGTGAATAATGTGAATATTCCGCAAGATGTGTATGACAATCTAATAGATGAAGCTACGGAAAAGAAGAAGGAAGAAGATGTCAATAAAAATCCCAATGAAAAGGCTCCCTCCATGTTTGATTTGTTGCGTTATCCCAACTTAAGGCGCAAAACATTGATAATATTCTTCGATTGGTTTGTTAACAGTGGCGTTTATTATGGTCTCTCCTGGAATACGAACAATTTGGGTGGAAATGTTTTCCTCAATTTCTTGGTATCCGGCGCTGTCGAAGTTCCTGCCTACACATTCCTACTGCTCACCCTCAATAGATGGGGTCGCCGTACAATTTTGTGCGGTTGTATGATTGCTGCCGGTGTTTCCCTCTTGCTAACCATAGTCGTTTCGGAGGACATGAATTGGTTAATAATAACATTTGCCATGATTGGTAAATTTGCCATTACTGCCGCATATGGTACCATTTATATATTCTCAGCTGAACAGTTCCCCACTGTAGTACGTAACGTTGGCATTGGAGCATCGTCAATGGTAGCACGTATTGGCGGTATTTTAGCCCCATACCTCAATTTATTGGGTCAAATTTGGAAACCTTTGCCACTAATAATCTGTGGTGCTTTAGCATTCGTGGGTGGCCTTTTGTCTCTTATGCTTCCGGAAACACGTAACAAACCAATGCCAGAAACTATCGCAGATGGCgagaattttggtaaaaaacaaAAG
The nucleotide sequence above comes from Calliphora vicina chromosome 1, idCalVici1.1, whole genome shotgun sequence. Encoded proteins:
- the LOC135948720 gene encoding organic cation transporter protein-like, giving the protein MGYDDVIKHLGDFGRYQKQIYFLLCLPAISCALHKLAGVFLLARPDFRCVLPFENDTTSTTYQSFPPDRFNLAYPFDDVRNKWQTCEYYDVPYTEEYLNGSVVAVTNATKQCEHFIYDQSLYINSAVTEWNLVCSRSLLSATSDSIFMLGVLLGSIIFGQLSDKYGRKPTFFASLVIQVVFGVLAGVAPEYFTYTISRMIVGATTSGVFLVAYVIAMEMVGPSYRLFAGVACQLFFSTGFMLTAGFAYFIREWRWLQIALTLPGLLFMCYHWIIPESARWLLLKGRKDEAIIVIEKAAKVNNVNIPQDVYDNLIDEATEKKKEEDVNKNPNEKAPSMFDLLRYPNLRRKTLIIFFDWFVNSGVYYGLSWNTNNLGGNVFLNFLVSGAVEVPAYTFLLLTLNRWGRRTILCGCMIAAGVSLLLTIVVSEDMNWLIITFAMIGKFAITAAYGTIYIFSAEQFPTVVRNVGIGASSMVARIGGILAPYLNLLGQIWKPLPLIICGALAFVGGLLSLMLPETRNKPMPETIADGENFGKKQKHNDLNEAGEELASMIGTQNGKK